Within the Rhodomicrobium lacus genome, the region CAGCGCCATTGCATCGCGGAACATGGCGTTGAGGTCGGGCGGCACACCTTCCTCCGAGCCGATGACGCGTATCTTGATGTTGTTCTGGTGGATTTCCGCGAGATCGCGGCGGATGAACCGGCGCAGAAGCCCCATGAGGTAAGTCACTTCCAGCGGCGGGCGCTTCCAGTTCTCCGACGAAAAGCTGAACAGCGTCAGATAGGAAATCCCGAGTTCGGCAGCCGCGCGCACGCATTCGCGCGTGCTTTCCACCCCTCGGCGATGCCCCTCGGAGCGCGGCAGACCGCGCTGAGCCGCCCACCGGCCGTTTCCATCCATGATGATGGCGATATGCTTCGGAGACGGGCGCTCGTTTCCGTCGGTCAGAGCCTGTTCACGCAATCTCACTTCGAGCACCCATGATTACCGAGGCAATTTGCCGCTAAACCCGACAGGCTCTTGCGCTTCAGGCTCCGTCGGCGGGCACCGGAGGTTACGCGCCGGAACCTGCGCCGGGCTGAATCGACGAACCTCAAACCTGCAAGATTTCCTGCTCTTTCGTCGCGAGCAATGCATCGATTTCCTTGATGGTCTTGTCGGTCAGATCCTGCACCTTGGCGGAAGACTTGCCGCTCTCGTCTTCGCTGATCTTGCCGTCTTTTTCGAGCTTCTTGATCTGGTCCATGCCATCCTTGCGGACGTTGCGCACGGCAACGCGTGTCGTCTCGGCATACTTCTTCGCGA harbors:
- a CDS encoding isoprenyl transferase — its product is MTDGNERPSPKHIAIIMDGNGRWAAQRGLPRSEGHRRGVESTRECVRAAAELGISYLTLFSFSSENWKRPPLEVTYLMGLLRRFIRRDLAEIHQNNIKIRVIGSEEGVPPDLNAMFRDAMALTSGNTGMELIIAFNYGARDEIVRAAKRLAERAKAGEIDPADITQEMLAKQFDTAGIPDPDLLIRTSGEQRISNFLLWQCAYSEFLFVDNFWPDFTRQTLESAIASYQQRERRFGGLAG